One genomic segment of Hevea brasiliensis isolate MT/VB/25A 57/8 chromosome 3, ASM3005281v1, whole genome shotgun sequence includes these proteins:
- the LOC110642383 gene encoding putative disease resistance protein RGA1, translating to MALESFAFNVAQKVLEKLASKACQEISIAWGVQGELKKLEDVLMTVKAVLLDAEEKQVSNNDVRVWLIKLKDVLYDAEDVLDEFECETQRKQLLKLYGSTTKKVGRLFSSSNPLAFSFKMGHKIKQIREQLDEITSHKAKFHLNERDEGRRSMPKERAMTHSFVNVSDIIGRDKDKENIIRLLQKPNDGGKIDVIPIVGIGGLGKTALSKLVYNDKRVQDHFQLKMWVCVSEDFDIKNLIEKIIKCVTSDGENRSNLEVEQLQKILREKIGDKKYFLILDDVWNEDSMRWDPLQELLFTGANGSKILVTTRSKKVASIMGTIPEPYELSGLPHDKCVALFTRCAFKEGEEKHYPNLLKIGDKIVEKCKGVPLAVKTLASLLLTNKDENYWKFIRDSELWKIEQKENDKILPALRLSYEQLPAYLKKCFAYCSFYPKDYEYTSFALIQFWMAHGLLESTNENEDLEDIGWRYFQELGSRSFFQDFEDHDWYIDCKMHDLVHDLALSLTQNEFSAITSTTTHISKSAMFVMVFPLSYKI from the exons ATGGCTTTAGAATCATTTGCTTTCAATGTTGCCCAGAAAGTCCTTGAAAAGCTAGCTTCCAAAGCCTGCCAAGAAATTTCAATTGCATGGGGTGTTCAAGGGGAACTGAAAAAGCTTGAGGATGTCTTGATGACTGTTAAAGCTGTGCTGTTGGATGCCGAGGAGAAACAAGTGAGCAATAATGATGTGCGAGTGTGGCTGATTAAGCTTAAAGATGTTCTTTATGATGCTGAAGATGTACTCGATGAATTTGAATGTGAGACTCAGAGAAAGCAATTGCTTAAATTATATGGAAGCACCACCAAAAAG GTGGGTCGCCTTTTTTCATCCTCTAATCCACTTGCTTTCTCTTTTAAAATGGGtcataaaataaaacaaataagaGAGCAATTAGATGAAATTACATCTCATAAGGCTAAGTTTCATCTTAATGAACGAGATGAAGGTAGGCGTTCTATGCCTAAGGAAAGAGCGATGACCCACTCCTTTGTAAATGTGTCTGATATTATAGGAAGAGATAAGGATAAAGAAAATATCATCAGACTTTTACAAAAGCCTAATGATGGTGGAAAAATCGATGTTATTCCTATTGTGGGAATTGGTGGTTTGGGGAAGACTGCACTCTCTAAATTAGTTTATAATGATAAAAGAGTACAAGATCATTTTCAACTTAAGATGTGGGTATGTGTATCAGAAGATTTTGACATAAAAAATTTGATTGAGAAAATTATTAAATGTGTCACCAGTGATGGAGAGAACAGAAGCAATTTGGAAGTGGAACAGTTGCAAAAAATCTTGCGAGAAAAAATTGGTGATAAAAAATACTTTCTCATTTTAGATGATGTGTGGAATGAAGATTCTATGAGGTGGGATCCATTACAAGAGCTTTTGTTTACAGGTGCTAATGGAAGCAAAATTTTAGTAACTACGCGTAGTAAGAAAGTAGCCTCCATTATGGGCACCATTCCAGAACCATATGAGTTATCAGGTCTTCCGCATGATAAGTGTGTGGCTTTGTTTACTAGATGTGCATTTAAAGAAGGTGAAGAGAAGCACTATCCAAACTTGTTAAAAATTGGGGATAAAATTGTAGAAAAATGCAAAGGGGTTCCATTAGCAGTGAAGACACTAGCATCACTTCTTTTAACAAATAAAGATGAAAATTACTGGAAATTTATAAGAGATAGTGAGTTGTGGAAAATAGAGCAAAAGGAAAATGACAAAATTTTACCTGCTTTAAGATTAAGTTATGAACAATTGCCTGCTTATTTGAAAAAGTGCTTTGCTTATTGCTCCTTTTATCCAAAGGACTACGAATACACAAGTTTTGCATTAATTCAATTTTGGATGGCACATGGACTTCTTGAATCAACAAATGAAAATGAAGATTTAGAAGATATTGGGTGGCGCTATTTTCAGGAGTTGGGGTCTAGATCTTTTTTTCAAGATTTTGAGGACCATGATTGGTATATTGACTGTAAAATGCATGATCTAGTACATGATCTTGCATTATCATTGACACAAAATGAATTTTCAGCAATAACCTCAACCACCACACACATCTCAAAGAGTGCGATGTTTGTCATGGTGTTTCCACTCTCTTACAAGATTTAG